The stretch of DNA TggcttcaagatgttgtattaaACGATCTTTGAATTTTATGAAGTGCTTAttattcccaaaaaaaaaaatacttattggatttctaatattttctttaatataattaaataacattcaaactatatataaaattaataaggTGGAAAATATGTCTATTATAAAGTTTGTAGTATCAAAACAATGTAATTGATATTTTGATCTTATTATAGTTTTTATACATATTAGAGAAAAATGATCTTGCAAAGGTTtagtaattttattttatgtccattatatttattgtatattttttttgcatgtttcaattttattatcaatttatatatatttaattatatataagcTTGagtcaaaaaataataatatttaagctTGAGCCTCTGAAGATGAGATGTTTTGGGAATTATTGTGCGAAGCACAATATCAATCTgatattaaattattgtattttaTGTTAACTTAATAATAAGTAATTGTCGTGATGGACGAAATCGTTGCCGTTATATAATATTGTATGTAGTTTAATATTTTCGGAGAAAACTGTATTTTTTATCTTGTAAATTTTTTACTTTGCAAAATTGGTCCTCTATGAtatcaaattttagttttagtcttctatttttttatttttgataattttagttatttttcatTATGAGTGCTGATGTGACGGTATATACATGTCAGCGTCATATCAGCATTGCTTTAGTGCCACATCAATTGAAAAAAAGaccaaaattataaaaaaacaaacaaaaatatcttaataaaaatgaaatttgattacataaatgattaaaatcgcaaaagaaaacatagatattaaaaagaaattttctcatatttttaaatactacataatattaaaaaaaaatcaatttgcaAGTGACTTCGACAGTTGAcatatacaataaaataaactctactttttttttcttttttttttctagagAATAAAATCACTAAAACCAGTAATACGTGTGTTTGGCTAAGATTTCCTTTCCAGATAAACTACAACAGTGACCTTTAACCAAATTCCCATTTATTTTCACTTATTATTTATGGTCTAAACGAAGACCTAGCTATTTCTTGGTCTTCTCCacttttattattaaataaataaataaataaatataaactaTATATCGTAGGCCTAACTAAAAATCTCaggtaatttaatttaatataatttaattaaccaaGTTTCTTTCGGACGCTAGAAGAATCTAATTATTAccaaatttaaatagtaatatgatttaaaaacaaataacaTAATCGATTCGAACTTACGTAAGTAATTccctttattattttaaatatttggtCGAAAATTAAAAGCTTTGTccattttttcccaaaaaaatgcTATGAGATATCTCAcggatcaattttgtgatacaaatCTCTTATCTCgtgaatatatattattttttatatcaaaagtaatacttttcacttataatatgaatcatatcaacaTGTCTTGCAGATATaaatccgtgagacggtcttacgagactttttttttttttttctccctCTTGGCCTGCAACAATTTCAATCAAGATGTAGATTAAGCCAAATATATTTAACTTGAGAGTAACTCGATCGAGTTCGATTCTCCCATCATCATTTGGGCGACGACTAAATAGTTTAATAATTCGAAAAATGCCAATGACTCGTTCGTGTTGGCGTATGATATGATGCATGCAGACCCAAAAACGATGAACTCATCAAATTAAACGAGAAAAATATATGGTACTATAAGTATACCGCCAGTACTGAGTATGTTTTTTTAGTACAACAAAGATAAACTTCTGATACGAAATCGCTGATGGACGAATTCTCATCACTGTTTGATCATAAAACTTCGGTATCAGATGCCGAATATGCAGAAGAACTCCAATTCCAAGAAGTTTTGGATGCCTCTTTGCACATTTACAACATAAGACATACACCATCGTCGTCGTCGTCGAAAATTTGCTGCGAAATTTGTTACGAAGATAAAGAAGAGAAAGAAATGTTCGAGATCCAGGGCTGTTCCCATTCGTTTTGCTCGGATTGCGTATCTAGACACGTCGGAGCAAAGCTTCAAGAGAACATCGTGTTCATTTCTTGCCCTAGAGAGGGTTGCAAAAGTACCACAGATCCTGAGACTTTGAGGTCTATCATCCCACCTAACGTGGCCGCTCGGTGGGAGGAGGCGTTGAGTGAGTCTGCTATTCTTGCTTTGAGGAAATGTTACTGTCCTCATTGCTCCGAGATATTGTTAGATGAAAATGAGGAAGGGGATGTGGTAACAATATCGCGATGTCCCTTCTGTCAAGAGTGGTTCTGTCTACGATGCAATGTCCCTTGGCATTTTGATATGAGTTGTGAAGAGTTTAGATTGTTTGATGAGGATCAGAAGGGAAACGAAAAGTTACGACGGTTAGCACAAGATAAGGAGTGGATGGAATGTCCTAATTGCAAGATCTTCGTGGAGAAGATTGATGGCTGTATACACATGACTTGCAGGTCagctttatttatttagaattcGAATTTTACGGTGAGAATCATCGTAACCTTGTCTGATTCTCTGTTTAACGCGAGGATCAACGTTTTCTCAGGTGTAAATTCGAGTTCTGTTACTTGTGTGGATCCAAATGGAGTCCAGAGCACTGGAATTGCcgggaggaggaggaggaggaggaggaggaggaggagtgaTCCGCAATTTTTTCTCgagtatttaaaattttcaaaatgtaTAAAAGGTGATTTTGTTTCCATGGAATTGccgttggtttttttttttttttttttaatggaaTTGCGTTGGTTTGTAGTAGTAGCACTTTTGTTTTTGTGACCCGGGAATCAGACAAGTTTTTTCAAGAAATACATTGGCTGTATTGTCGGTGAGAACATATGTTTGCGGGCTCTGTGCTTTATGGTGAGAGAGATTCGTTTTCTTGAAATCCTGTCATGTAGAAATTTTTGGTCTTCGTACTCCAGTAAACGGCCAGGACATCTTTCCCCTTACCTAATTGCCTCAGGCTACCTTCTTCCCCAATCACACTGTAAAAGAGGAAGAAAAAAAGAAGGGAAAACCGAGGGGGAATAATAAAATCAGGTCAGGGGATTGATCGATTTGGTGGAAATATTGACCTCGTGCCCATCACGTGTTCAGATCCGTTAATTTCCCACAAATAAACCCGAGATTACTCGAATCTAAGAACTAAGTTCAAGAAACCGAGCTGCTGTACATGAGTCGAGAGTTTTCTGGCAGGTACAACCAACAACACACCAAAACAGGAATGCAAAAACAGTACACAGCAAAAACAGCAAGAGAATTTTGTGTAAGATTGAGAGATATTAAATGGATGATCAAAATATGCTACTAATATTAAAAGTCCCACCAATCATCAGTTCATCCAACCTTTTTTGCTGAACTACAAATTTACACAAGTTATTCCTACAAAACTGTTTTACAGTTTCTCATCAACAGAAAACTACAGAAGAAAGAAAAGATACATGGCCCAAATGAAGCTAATCATAAAACAACACAAATGAACGTGGCATTCTTCGATCTCAATAGTTGCTCACGAGTCACGATGCCACTCAGCTAATCAATTCTCAATGCAAAAATGGCATCAAGATTCGACTTCTGGCAAAGCCTGCTTTGTATCATCCTTAACATGATCTCAACATGGTCTTTTCTATGCACGAGCGATAAGCCATCGGATGATCCCCTTAGCACTGACATTTTAGTCAGATTGGTGCCAAAGATCAGATTTTCATTCTCTGCTTGCTGGATGAGTCCTGGATGATGCTGCATCGACCTGCCAATAAGAGGTAGACTCAAATCCGCATTCTCAACCATGATATTAAATACACATGACTGAGTGGTGGTAGGCCGCTATAATATGACGCTAGCTTTCACATTAGGTATAAGGGCGCTAACATGCTCCCCGATTCTCTAATCATGATAACAATTAACTAGTCCTTATCTTTTGAGGTGAGGCCCACAATAAGTCACTAGCACATCACTCATTCTGGTAACTATCAGAAGAAATCTCCTTGCCAAAAACTGGTGTATCATTCAttgaaaaatcaattttatgagTGTTGGATAGTGGTCCTTTCTCAACACATGCGTCTCTCAATATTGAACGAATAATGATTGCGAAAAGGAATATTCTCCTGCCCAACAACCAGAGATGATCAAACACAATCTTGCCCATTTTTAAACTCAAGAACCTATTCAAGTAATAAAAATACTGCTAGAACTTTCCAGCTCGAGTTTCTTCACTATTTGAGCTCTCAGCTCAGCAAGATTGATCTGCTGATGTTGATATGCTCGTTTCATTTCTTGGCTCAGAAGTCTACAAATCCATGTTCTAAACATTTCATTCCTCCATAAACAGCCTGACAATGCGAAATAAAAACTCATCTCAAATATCTCTCCTCTTATACTTTAAATCAATCAAAGGATTGAGTCCATATTTACTTAAAACTTCAAATTCTACATTAATAAACCCAAACAACAAAACTACCACAGAAAACCAGATCCTTTTATCAAACTAAACCTAAAAAGATCAATATGCACTACCGGCCACACATGATTTGTACTCCCAAAAATTCCACAGTAACTGAATGCCACTCGCTCATCAAACACTAGAGCTTGAATTCTCGACTTCAAGTTCAGATTTTTAGGCCATTCAAGCTCGAATGAATCGTGAAAGaacataaaatttgaaacaggaaGCGAAGCATAAGTTCAAAAAGGTAAGAATATTCATGGGCAAACCTTATTATCGAAGCTTCCCAATTAATTTAGATTCATAAGAAATCAATACTTCCAACGATGCCGAATTCAGAATTTCGCTctgctctctctctctctctctctctctctccacATTCTCCACAATAGTTTCGCCAAACCAGAGAATGGAAGATCTCCGATGCCTCCGATCGTTCTCCCCTTCGTTGGATTCAGTAACCATTTCGTTAATTTTGGACTTGGCTGTGCGTGCAAACATTCATGAATGACGTACAATATTTTGAACTTGTACATTGTCTTGGTATGGTTGTACCTATATCTGGCAGATAAAATAAACAGAGTGGCATTATCAATTTTTCAATGGAATGATTTATCTACTTCTACTCGAATTATACATAATTTTGCATTAAATTTTACGCACAAATTATATATTgttatgaaaaaataaaaaatttatggtaaaaagtaaaaatatcaaactatcaaaattatcaaactacacactttataatatttttctatcaactcaattgtgattttttttacaaatgagagatctatttatataatttctttacaaataatccaaaaataaattcattattacatacatcatcacacactaaatttcaatatttacaactcttattttcaacattcaaatattcaacactcaaatattcaacattcaaatattcaatacacatattttaaatattaattttcaacactcccccttgtgatgatgatcataatgattgtctttattacgtgtttttatactgtctCGTTAAAAAACTTACTAgaaaaaacccattgggataaaaatcatagtaagggaaaaagagtacagtcacgtaaactccccctcatgttgacacgaacaattcttcaaaaatttcgtagattgcgcatcccaatattatatatgtgctttctgaatattgtcgtagaaagtgcctttgtgaagatatctgatgaattttcacttaattgaatgtgacgaacatcaatatatttattattctcaagctccttggtgaatgcgaagaacttaggatgaatatgtttagttctgtcgctttttttgtatcattctttcatttgagcaacacatgcagcattatattcatatagtatcacaggcttcttgtcgaatgataatccgcattagatttggatatgttgggtcattgattttaaccacacacattcacggcttgcttcatgtagtgcaataatctcagcatgatttaatgaagttgttacgagtgtttgtttctgtgaacgtcaagatattgcagtgcctctacgagtaaatacatatacaGTTTGTGAACGTGCCTTGtatggatcagataagtatccagcatcggcataaccaattatacttggattagcatcttttgaatacaaaagtcacaagtCTGTTGTttctcgtagataacggaatatgtgagaacccgaattttcAGCACTAGCTAGCATTTTGCAGCAGCTAGCAAAATTTCAGTAGCAATGCAAaatttccagcagaagctaatatttcagaagatggtatttttccagcagacaaaatccagcagcagaagagttcagtagcgagattccAGTAGACAAATACTGATTCTATTTATGACTtataactgaagcatttaacacgcGATAAAGgttgttaatggcagattatggccatttatttgggaggctaacagtcagaaatttgcctataaataacaccctcaaatctctgaattggtgttacacaaatcttgagtatCACTTGAAAATTCGAGTTAAGAGAGTGCCTATTTTCGAGCAGTAGAAACCAGTATCAAGAACAAGCAGATTTCATATTTCAACCGAAACTTTCGAGCAagttactgtaagtgggcttatatataaatatcttgaaatcggtttgataattcatgttttatgtatttctgatctctgatttttgaagcaccgaaacctagtgaactaatggtaggaatatatattctgaacattactgaattctgattactgattactggcctcaccccttagaggagagaacatataggggactgatatcagtttagccatgaaattcacaaacgtgctcagtgcttacttatT from Primulina tabacum isolate GXHZ01 chromosome 3, ASM2559414v2, whole genome shotgun sequence encodes:
- the LOC142540980 gene encoding E3 ubiquitin-protein ligase RSL1-like, which produces MDEFSSLFDHKTSVSDAEYAEELQFQEVLDASLHIYNIRHTPSSSSSKICCEICYEDKEEKEMFEIQGCSHSFCSDCVSRHVGAKLQENIVFISCPREGCKSTTDPETLRSIIPPNVAARWEEALSESAILALRKCYCPHCSEILLDENEEGDVVTISRCPFCQEWFCLRCNVPWHFDMSCEEFRLFDEDQKGNEKLRRLAQDKEWMECPNCKIFVEKIDGCIHMTCRCKFEFCYLCGSKWSPEHWNCREEEEEEEEEEE